From one Dysidea avara chromosome 9, odDysAvar1.4, whole genome shotgun sequence genomic stretch:
- the LOC136267626 gene encoding zinc finger SWIM domain-containing protein 3-like, with protein MNTMFDKFPELLLIDATYKLTELRTPLYVLLVVDGSGNSEIVAIYLTVQENEPSIQKLADVFKKYNASLRSTKVIMTDKDMTERNVFSREFPDAVMHLCLFYTLRTFKREFSRDKMNITAGQREHLLELLQEMTYAKSETA; from the coding sequence ATGAACACCATGTTTGACAAATTTCCTGAACTATTGTTGATAGATGCCACATACAAACTTACAGAATTGCGTACAccactgtatgtactattagtGGTTGATGGCAGCGGAAATTCTGAAATTGTCGCAATATACCTAACAGTACAAGAAAATGAACCGTCTATTCAAAAATTGGCAGATGTATTTAAAAAATACAATGCATCTTTGAGATCAACAAAAGTTATTATGACAGATAAAGACATGACCGAGCGAAATGTATTTTCTAGAGAATTCCCTGATGCTGTGATGCACTTGTGCTTATTCTACACTTTGCGGACTTTTAAAAGAGAGTTTTCTCGGGATAAAATGAATATTACTGCTGGACAGCGTGAGCACCTTCTTGAACTGTTACAAGAGATGACTTATGCTAAATCTGAGACTGCTTAA
- the LOC136266411 gene encoding uncharacterized protein gives MDGCVNGSAQITRPEESSECSSVHDQVEYGHKDVASVTSITEEDMEISNLVEATSASKTISGLENISLPPKQKKRGRPKGAEKTVIGLPVAKKAMKKGPLPFLKKQRKDKERIILEWFVDSDIAS, from the exons ATGGACGGTTGTGTCAATG GGAGTGCTCAGATAACAAGACCCGAAGAAAGCAGTGAGTGCAGCTCAGTGCATGATCAAGTTGAGTATGGTCACAAGGATGTAGCATCTGTGACCAGTATTACTGAAGAAGACATGGAAATAAGCAATCTAGTTGAAGCAACCAGTGCTAGTAAAACAA TTTCAGGGTTAGAGAACATATCACTTCCACCAAAGCAGAAAAAGAGAGGTCGTCCAAAGGGGGCTGAGAAGACAGTGATAGGACTGCCTGTGGCCAAAAAAGCAATGAAGAAAGGTCCACTTCCATTCCTGAAGAAGCAACGGAAAGACAAAGAAAGAA TTATTTTGGAGTGGTTTGTTGACagtgatatagctagctaa
- the LOC136266337 gene encoding leucine-rich repeat-containing protein 74B-like isoform X2 — translation MEPTNGLVLNGEGSYVDTTTEVFQHFYPQLTEFLPMNDIIFLSKLFLANLPEDHVKPGDIREQTHFQNSVIKPSVTFTELYQLFIVTTLQKQVKNDDKPTHLVDSELEKILCETWKGIPKQVVGMVFCLSKLAFCGFFDWHSEKDSEGKIPKVVYTIEDLIQCGLKVTDHFYGLLKVANTDQLPTDNVTFSFAHFTIQNFMCALYITTLPQEEQEHLLNENYHYYSNVVVFWSGLVSSKAVQFITDQFKYDVCITAVQCVYESRQANLVQPSEPFRLDFDYCTLSLYECLAASTVLSHHPVEDLCMVESHVGDEGIRMLLSHLNEDNSGHPLEMIDLTDNNLTVVGAKLLLKIVMNSSVTLNSMDVSSNPIGDDGISLLIEGMKGNKVLENLSADNCEITIKGVCCIAEFLKSSNQSLEILSLCSNKIGDDGVSMIVDALQGNNTLTQLMMDQCEISVKGATYIAELIRTKSTLDVLALDANNLGDDGITAIAGSLGKSKIDKLMIEECGITLTGAKALAESLLINKTITLLSLSKNAITVEGARAIFESAVGNGTLCPRVIMDSHLYEDDDEAQLLMEVLQMRWKRQYLKRCREHDDEDSNDDDSSICKPKKFAN, via the exons ATGGAACCTACcaatggtctagttttaaaCG GTGAGGGTTCTTATGTTGACACAACCACTGAAGTATTTCAACACTTCTACCCTCAACTAACTGAGTTTCTGCCAATGAATGATATTATTTTCTTATCAAAGTTGTTCTTGGCAAATCTTCCTGAAGATCACGTAAAGCCAGGGGACATACGTGAACAGACACACTTCCAGAACAGTGTGATTAAACCATCTGTGACATTTACAGAGTTGTACCAGCTCTTTATTGTGACCACCCTGCAGAAGCAAGTCAAGAATGATGACAAACCAACACATTTAGTTGACAGTGAACTAGAGAAAATTTTGTGTGAGACATGGAAAGGTATTCCCAAGCAGGTTGTGGGAATGGTGTTTTGCTTAAGCAAGCTAGCTTTCTGTGGATTTTTTGATTGGCATAGCGAAAAAGATTCTGAGGGGAAAATCCCAAAAGTTGTTTACACAATTGAAGACCTTATCCAGTGTGGACTGAAAGTGACAGATCATTTTTATGGCTTGTTGAAAGTTGCAAACACTGACCAATTACCCACAGACAATGTCACCTTCTCTTTTGCACACTTCACCATTCAAAACTTCATGTGTGCACTTTACATAACAACACTGCCACAAGAAGAGCAGGAGCATTTACTAAATGAAAACTACCATTATTATTCTAATGTGGTTGTCTTCTGGAGTGGCCTGGTGTCTTCTAAAGCAGTACAATTCATCACTGATCAGTTCAAATATGATGTTTGTATCACAGCAGTGCAATGTGTATACGAGAGTAGGCAAGCCAACTTAGTGCAACCAAGTGAACCATTTAGGTTGGATTTTGATTACTGCACTTTGTCACTGTACGAGTGTCTTGCAGCCTCCACTGTTTTGTCGCATCATCCAGTTGAAGATTTATGTATGGTCGAAAGTCACGTTGGTGATGAAGGGATCAGAATGTTATTATCACATCTTAATGAAGACAACAGCGGTCATCCCCTTGAAATGATTGATCTGACTGATAATAACCTCACTGTGGTTGGAGCAAAACTTTTGTTAAAAATTGTGATGAACA GTAGTGTCACTTTAAATTCGATGGATGTTAGCAGTAACCCTATTGGTGATGATGGGATATCACTGTTAATAGAGGGAATGAAGGGTAACAAGGTCTTGGAAAATTTAAGTGCAGATAATTGTGAAATCACAATAAAAG GTGTTTGCTGTATTGCAGAATTTTTGAAGAGCAGCAATCAGTCTTTGGAAATCCTTTCACTGTGTTCCAACAAAATTGGTGACGATGGTGTATCAATGATAGTAGATGCACTCCAGGGTAACAACACTTTAACTCAACTGATGATGGATCAGTGTGAAATATCAGTAAAAG GTGCAACTTACATTGCTGAACTAATAAGGACAAAATCTACTCTGGATGTTCTCGCACTAGATGCAAACAATCTTGGTGATGATGGAATCACTGCTATTGCAGGATCTCTTGGTAAAAGCAAGATTGATAAACTGATGATTGAAGAATGTGGCATTACTCTAACGGGAGCTAAAGCGCTAGCTGAGTCATTGCTGATCAACAAGACTATTACATTGTTGTCTTTGTCGAAAAATGCTATCACTGTTGAGGGGGCTCGTGCAATATTTGAGTCAGCAGTAGGCAATGGCACACTATGCCCTAGAGTAATAATGGATAGTCACTTATATGAGGATGACGATGAAGCACAATTGTTGATGGAAGTACTGCAAATGAGATGGAAAAGACAATATCTTAAG AGATGTCGTGAACATGATGATGAGGatagtaatgatgatgatagtTCCATCTGCAAACCCAA GAAATTTGCAAACTAG
- the LOC136266337 gene encoding leucine-rich repeat-containing protein 74B-like isoform X3 has translation MGNSITKGEGSYVDTTTEVFQHFYPQLTEFLPMNDIIFLSKLFLANLPEDHVKPGDIREQTHFQNSVIKPSVTFTELYQLFIVTTLQKQVKNDDKPTHLVDSELEKILCETWKGIPKQVVGMVFCLSKLAFCGFFDWHSEKDSEGKIPKVVYTIEDLIQCGLKVTDHFYGLLKVANTDQLPTDNVTFSFAHFTIQNFMCALYITTLPQEEQEHLLNENYHYYSNVVVFWSGLVSSKAVQFITDQFKYDVCITAVQCVYESRQANLVQPSEPFRLDFDYCTLSLYECLAASTVLSHHPVEDLCMVESHVGDEGIRMLLSHLNEDNSGHPLEMIDLTDNNLTVVGAKLLLKIVMNSSVTLNSMDVSSNPIGDDGISLLIEGMKGNKVLENLSADNCEITIKGVCCIAEFLKSSNQSLEILSLCSNKIGDDGVSMIVDALQGNNTLTQLMMDQCEISVKGATYIAELIRTKSTLDVLALDANNLGDDGITAIAGSLGKSKIDKLMIEECGITLTGAKALAESLLINKTITLLSLSKNAITVEGARAIFESAVGNGTLCPRVIMDSHLYEDDDEAQLLMEVLQMRWKRQYLKRCREHDDEDSNDDDSSICKPKKFAN, from the exons ATGGGAAACAGTATTACTAAAG GTGAGGGTTCTTATGTTGACACAACCACTGAAGTATTTCAACACTTCTACCCTCAACTAACTGAGTTTCTGCCAATGAATGATATTATTTTCTTATCAAAGTTGTTCTTGGCAAATCTTCCTGAAGATCACGTAAAGCCAGGGGACATACGTGAACAGACACACTTCCAGAACAGTGTGATTAAACCATCTGTGACATTTACAGAGTTGTACCAGCTCTTTATTGTGACCACCCTGCAGAAGCAAGTCAAGAATGATGACAAACCAACACATTTAGTTGACAGTGAACTAGAGAAAATTTTGTGTGAGACATGGAAAGGTATTCCCAAGCAGGTTGTGGGAATGGTGTTTTGCTTAAGCAAGCTAGCTTTCTGTGGATTTTTTGATTGGCATAGCGAAAAAGATTCTGAGGGGAAAATCCCAAAAGTTGTTTACACAATTGAAGACCTTATCCAGTGTGGACTGAAAGTGACAGATCATTTTTATGGCTTGTTGAAAGTTGCAAACACTGACCAATTACCCACAGACAATGTCACCTTCTCTTTTGCACACTTCACCATTCAAAACTTCATGTGTGCACTTTACATAACAACACTGCCACAAGAAGAGCAGGAGCATTTACTAAATGAAAACTACCATTATTATTCTAATGTGGTTGTCTTCTGGAGTGGCCTGGTGTCTTCTAAAGCAGTACAATTCATCACTGATCAGTTCAAATATGATGTTTGTATCACAGCAGTGCAATGTGTATACGAGAGTAGGCAAGCCAACTTAGTGCAACCAAGTGAACCATTTAGGTTGGATTTTGATTACTGCACTTTGTCACTGTACGAGTGTCTTGCAGCCTCCACTGTTTTGTCGCATCATCCAGTTGAAGATTTATGTATGGTCGAAAGTCACGTTGGTGATGAAGGGATCAGAATGTTATTATCACATCTTAATGAAGACAACAGCGGTCATCCCCTTGAAATGATTGATCTGACTGATAATAACCTCACTGTGGTTGGAGCAAAACTTTTGTTAAAAATTGTGATGAACA GTAGTGTCACTTTAAATTCGATGGATGTTAGCAGTAACCCTATTGGTGATGATGGGATATCACTGTTAATAGAGGGAATGAAGGGTAACAAGGTCTTGGAAAATTTAAGTGCAGATAATTGTGAAATCACAATAAAAG GTGTTTGCTGTATTGCAGAATTTTTGAAGAGCAGCAATCAGTCTTTGGAAATCCTTTCACTGTGTTCCAACAAAATTGGTGACGATGGTGTATCAATGATAGTAGATGCACTCCAGGGTAACAACACTTTAACTCAACTGATGATGGATCAGTGTGAAATATCAGTAAAAG GTGCAACTTACATTGCTGAACTAATAAGGACAAAATCTACTCTGGATGTTCTCGCACTAGATGCAAACAATCTTGGTGATGATGGAATCACTGCTATTGCAGGATCTCTTGGTAAAAGCAAGATTGATAAACTGATGATTGAAGAATGTGGCATTACTCTAACGGGAGCTAAAGCGCTAGCTGAGTCATTGCTGATCAACAAGACTATTACATTGTTGTCTTTGTCGAAAAATGCTATCACTGTTGAGGGGGCTCGTGCAATATTTGAGTCAGCAGTAGGCAATGGCACACTATGCCCTAGAGTAATAATGGATAGTCACTTATATGAGGATGACGATGAAGCACAATTGTTGATGGAAGTACTGCAAATGAGATGGAAAAGACAATATCTTAAG AGATGTCGTGAACATGATGATGAGGatagtaatgatgatgatagtTCCATCTGCAAACCCAA GAAATTTGCAAACTAG
- the LOC136266337 gene encoding NACHT, LRR and PYD domains-containing protein 14-like isoform X1, with amino-acid sequence MVETFMIPNILIITCIITGEGSYVDTTTEVFQHFYPQLTEFLPMNDIIFLSKLFLANLPEDHVKPGDIREQTHFQNSVIKPSVTFTELYQLFIVTTLQKQVKNDDKPTHLVDSELEKILCETWKGIPKQVVGMVFCLSKLAFCGFFDWHSEKDSEGKIPKVVYTIEDLIQCGLKVTDHFYGLLKVANTDQLPTDNVTFSFAHFTIQNFMCALYITTLPQEEQEHLLNENYHYYSNVVVFWSGLVSSKAVQFITDQFKYDVCITAVQCVYESRQANLVQPSEPFRLDFDYCTLSLYECLAASTVLSHHPVEDLCMVESHVGDEGIRMLLSHLNEDNSGHPLEMIDLTDNNLTVVGAKLLLKIVMNSSVTLNSMDVSSNPIGDDGISLLIEGMKGNKVLENLSADNCEITIKGVCCIAEFLKSSNQSLEILSLCSNKIGDDGVSMIVDALQGNNTLTQLMMDQCEISVKGATYIAELIRTKSTLDVLALDANNLGDDGITAIAGSLGKSKIDKLMIEECGITLTGAKALAESLLINKTITLLSLSKNAITVEGARAIFESAVGNGTLCPRVIMDSHLYEDDDEAQLLMEVLQMRWKRQYLKRCREHDDEDSNDDDSSICKPKKFAN; translated from the exons ATGGTAGaaacctttatgatccctaatatactgaTAATCACATGTATCATTACAGGTGAGGGTTCTTATGTTGACACAACCACTGAAGTATTTCAACACTTCTACCCTCAACTAACTGAGTTTCTGCCAATGAATGATATTATTTTCTTATCAAAGTTGTTCTTGGCAAATCTTCCTGAAGATCACGTAAAGCCAGGGGACATACGTGAACAGACACACTTCCAGAACAGTGTGATTAAACCATCTGTGACATTTACAGAGTTGTACCAGCTCTTTATTGTGACCACCCTGCAGAAGCAAGTCAAGAATGATGACAAACCAACACATTTAGTTGACAGTGAACTAGAGAAAATTTTGTGTGAGACATGGAAAGGTATTCCCAAGCAGGTTGTGGGAATGGTGTTTTGCTTAAGCAAGCTAGCTTTCTGTGGATTTTTTGATTGGCATAGCGAAAAAGATTCTGAGGGGAAAATCCCAAAAGTTGTTTACACAATTGAAGACCTTATCCAGTGTGGACTGAAAGTGACAGATCATTTTTATGGCTTGTTGAAAGTTGCAAACACTGACCAATTACCCACAGACAATGTCACCTTCTCTTTTGCACACTTCACCATTCAAAACTTCATGTGTGCACTTTACATAACAACACTGCCACAAGAAGAGCAGGAGCATTTACTAAATGAAAACTACCATTATTATTCTAATGTGGTTGTCTTCTGGAGTGGCCTGGTGTCTTCTAAAGCAGTACAATTCATCACTGATCAGTTCAAATATGATGTTTGTATCACAGCAGTGCAATGTGTATACGAGAGTAGGCAAGCCAACTTAGTGCAACCAAGTGAACCATTTAGGTTGGATTTTGATTACTGCACTTTGTCACTGTACGAGTGTCTTGCAGCCTCCACTGTTTTGTCGCATCATCCAGTTGAAGATTTATGTATGGTCGAAAGTCACGTTGGTGATGAAGGGATCAGAATGTTATTATCACATCTTAATGAAGACAACAGCGGTCATCCCCTTGAAATGATTGATCTGACTGATAATAACCTCACTGTGGTTGGAGCAAAACTTTTGTTAAAAATTGTGATGAACA GTAGTGTCACTTTAAATTCGATGGATGTTAGCAGTAACCCTATTGGTGATGATGGGATATCACTGTTAATAGAGGGAATGAAGGGTAACAAGGTCTTGGAAAATTTAAGTGCAGATAATTGTGAAATCACAATAAAAG GTGTTTGCTGTATTGCAGAATTTTTGAAGAGCAGCAATCAGTCTTTGGAAATCCTTTCACTGTGTTCCAACAAAATTGGTGACGATGGTGTATCAATGATAGTAGATGCACTCCAGGGTAACAACACTTTAACTCAACTGATGATGGATCAGTGTGAAATATCAGTAAAAG GTGCAACTTACATTGCTGAACTAATAAGGACAAAATCTACTCTGGATGTTCTCGCACTAGATGCAAACAATCTTGGTGATGATGGAATCACTGCTATTGCAGGATCTCTTGGTAAAAGCAAGATTGATAAACTGATGATTGAAGAATGTGGCATTACTCTAACGGGAGCTAAAGCGCTAGCTGAGTCATTGCTGATCAACAAGACTATTACATTGTTGTCTTTGTCGAAAAATGCTATCACTGTTGAGGGGGCTCGTGCAATATTTGAGTCAGCAGTAGGCAATGGCACACTATGCCCTAGAGTAATAATGGATAGTCACTTATATGAGGATGACGATGAAGCACAATTGTTGATGGAAGTACTGCAAATGAGATGGAAAAGACAATATCTTAAG AGATGTCGTGAACATGATGATGAGGatagtaatgatgatgatagtTCCATCTGCAAACCCAA GAAATTTGCAAACTAG